Within the Natranaeroarchaeum sulfidigenes genome, the region TCCTGCACTGACTACGGAAGCAGCGCTGGTATTCGGACTGCCAGCCCTGTTCGTTGCCATGGCTGTGCTCCGGCTCGGGATGTACACCGCCTACGATACGCGCGATTCCTACACAGAGGGCGTACAGACGACGCTTGCTGCGACGATCATCGGTGCAGCGATTCTCGCTGGGCTCGGTGACCCGTACTATCTGCTCGGGGCAACGGCACTGTTCTGTTATCTCATGGTCGCGCCGATCGAGTATCCGGATCTACTCGCCCGTGATGCGTTTATAATGGGGGTTACTCACGGGCTCGCGATCCTGATCCCGACGTGGGCCGGACGCACCTTCCCGTACGCCCTGTTGATCCTCGGACTGGCGTATCTAACGCTTGGACCGCGTTTCTACTGGCGTGACGATGTGTCGGGCACAAACGGAAACGCTTAGAAGGCCTACGCCAAGATATAGAGCTATATGAGTCCGGTCACGCTCCGACGTAGCGGGCAGGGCATGGAGGGGTCTACATGAGTGACGATGACACCGGCGGCGACGGCGAGGCAGAGGTCACGATCGAACAGCTCCGGGAACGGCTCTCGGCGATCGAGGAACAACTCGACGAGGCAGAAACCGAAATCGATCTCGACGAGATAGAGAGCGAACTGAACGCGCTCGAAACCGATCTCGAAACGGCTGATCTCCCCGAGCCGGACGACGAAGACGAGGAACCTCCGGCGGAGGAACTCGAAGACGAGAAAGCGGAGCTCGAAGACCAGCTTGAGGAGGCCCGTGGTCCGTACGACGAGGACGTCATCGAGGAGATCGACGCTGCGATCGATGAGATCGAGAGCGCCGAATGGACAGAAACGGGTCTCGATGAGGTTGCAGCCGCGGTCGAACAGTTCCTTGACGAAGTTAACGACGAGCTCGACACGACGCTCGAACTCGATGTCGAACCGGAGATCGAGGACTTCGTCGCGGGGCTCGAAGACGCTGCCGACGCCATCGAGTCGGCCGGGCTGGACGCCGACGCCGACGAGGAAGCAATCGGGACGCTGCTCGAAGCGGCCGAAACGCTCGTCGAGGACCTCGACGCCGCCGAGACGTGGAGCGACCTTTCGGTGCGAGAAAAGCTCGACCACCACGGCTTCTACGACGTGCTGGACCATCGCAAGGACTACCCGCCGGAGTGGCACTCGCTGAAGGTTTTCGAGAAACGCGGCGACGTCGAGAAGATCCTCATCGCGCTCGACCTGCTCGATTCGGATTTCATGGAAGAACACTGCCTCGAAGCCCTCGAACGGATGGGCCGCGAGGAGGCCGTCGAGCCCATGATGGAGCGCGCCCAGAAGCGCGATCAGGACGCCATCCGAATTCTCGGCAAGACCGGCTCCGAGGAGCCTGTCGAGATGCTCGTCGAGTACATCGAGGGTGACGGCAACCCCGGCCTCCAGAAGGTCGTCATCAAGGCGCTCGGCGAGATTGGCTCCGAAGACGCGACCGAAGCCGTCGCCCAGAAGCTCGACTCCGACACCGAGGAGCTCCGCAGTCGCGGCGCGCGTGCCCTCGGTCTGATCGGCGACACCCGCGCGATCGAACCGCTCGCCGACACGCTCGCCGATGACGACTCCGATACCGTTCGGGCCAGCGCGGCGTGGGCGCTCAACCAGATCGGCACCGAGGAAGCACTCGAAGAGGTCAGCCAGTACAGCGACGACCGGGCGTATCTGGTGCAGGCAGAAGCTGAAAAGGCGGTCTGAAGCGGTTCCTTTTCTCTTGTAGCTACCCGTTCGCTTCGCTCGTGAGAATATATTTTAGAGATCGGTTTGGGACTCGGTCGACTGGTAACTTTATAAATAATGTTACAATGTTACATTGTGTACGCAGAGTAACCACTTAGTGTCGAAGCGATCCGAAATCATCAGACAGAAACGTGATTGACGTCCTATGATACTTTCTTAGCTCTCGCCACGTTCCAGGCTGAGTTCGATGTCAGTACTGCGAACGACGGCGTTGTCGGGATCCTCACAGGTAGCGGTTACCGTATCGCCCGATTCGACATCAACGGGGTCCCAACCGTTTTCTTCGAAGTAGCGCTCCCACGCCTCTGCATGATCCGACCCTGTTATTTCGACAGTAATCGATTCAGCTTCGTCACCCGACTCTTGGTAGTGCAGGTCCTGCCTATCCTGTATCGCCCCTATTTGCATCGTGCTCTCGCTGCCGACCGCCGTAGGACCGTCTCCTTCGATACTGGCGTCAAC harbors:
- a CDS encoding protein sorting system archaetidylserine synthase (This PssA-like phosphatidyltransferase, along with a PssD-like decarboxylase, is required in Haloarchaea for the archaeosortase ArtA to replace the PGF-CTERM sorting signal with a C-terminal lipid anchor.): MQPRFVGRMSLADAVTISNAALGFLAVVVAFSDPMTAARLLLLAAIADGLDGVVARAYGSSPAGEYLDSLADVASFSVAPAVIVFVVARDGLGVDGPALTTEAALVFGLPALFVAMAVLRLGMYTAYDTRDSYTEGVQTTLAATIIGAAILAGLGDPYYLLGATALFCYLMVAPIEYPDLLARDAFIMGVTHGLAILIPTWAGRTFPYALLILGLAYLTLGPRFYWRDDVSGTNGNA
- a CDS encoding HEAT repeat domain-containing protein; its protein translation is MSDDDTGGDGEAEVTIEQLRERLSAIEEQLDEAETEIDLDEIESELNALETDLETADLPEPDDEDEEPPAEELEDEKAELEDQLEEARGPYDEDVIEEIDAAIDEIESAEWTETGLDEVAAAVEQFLDEVNDELDTTLELDVEPEIEDFVAGLEDAADAIESAGLDADADEEAIGTLLEAAETLVEDLDAAETWSDLSVREKLDHHGFYDVLDHRKDYPPEWHSLKVFEKRGDVEKILIALDLLDSDFMEEHCLEALERMGREEAVEPMMERAQKRDQDAIRILGKTGSEEPVEMLVEYIEGDGNPGLQKVVIKALGEIGSEDATEAVAQKLDSDTEELRSRGARALGLIGDTRAIEPLADTLADDDSDTVRASAAWALNQIGTEEALEEVSQYSDDRAYLVQAEAEKAV